From the genome of Triticum aestivum cultivar Chinese Spring chromosome 3B, IWGSC CS RefSeq v2.1, whole genome shotgun sequence, one region includes:
- the LOC123070908 gene encoding uncharacterized protein isoform X3: MSLQMCKEERLRADSAEAARETESDARDILEKEVIELKAENLALHQKQNFGKNSDELLRISELEEENRRLKQVLGEEKLKSDSEKKKVEEAKSKALEAQKLLKSETHKYEEYKRLADTERKIANDLKASCEKLRTEVNETRAQLSAQIQKTGEAHKKAEAEKQKAAREKKCADSEKMLAEKNKKLIEVERKKAMEEKSHSNHLLAQLQEQKKLNESLQVSIEAQRKNAMSEKNRADHLLQKLEEERKRSECLQRKSDDLSATRDMVSLGKHGIQHIGVATESANIKLLKEKLKRKKDQLKHVKNESKLEKSLIRKEIELLKQDWMKPLNRFNMLDDHLAGGVEGIHAMKKLKRQPEVHDLERTLRPRNPVAAPYFGLQAGIIPFTSAPREYTSYQLPRESCTRPISGTSSELEPPIGSALRTESKNHHRSSRPTSISDKKFMGSQGKESLFVSSTGTRKNQNSTGSELPPKDCSTRKQDRALLEISGHSSRRKALKSLLPGGTEVVDQMPNGGRKRKRTKNSVESLPHDAAANNYLAFGDDRSCPQQQNIIIPCINKEGSQNRSRKCHAAVDKSLSGCAKVLSPGAANACAGSKFASLLSFEKLIEGDCLKLLNLDNDADEEKYRKAMKRPLSPDVPIVLPTITRRPMSPHLVDGNDIQYDRDCSASRSDGSLSEVQKLSQNAKFQSSYSRTEYSGSVTELCANNKSNTVDNDPYNTKLVDVSVTARSVNVSRGNVASNSLVSVAVDLENTMGPQFSESSCRDHANASLHSAPNKSRLNQMFDASSDPELQSNVGTSKSRVAGPVSLTTNSVIGCCHGAGNNTIDFFGVSSLKRSSLIKILRYWDALSSEAGKLSEDIYVDGPLLERVSTESLLLPEERVPLIFSLLLWDVRKLTTEPVDQYLASSAFSMTGIMTVKPYMETILGLLKSNHLDVLVSLIEDFLVNKEVMVCDKMGVRNSVAIKYCHLDDETGIQVSTKPATVNQFISACILLASICVKVERLDVVLEVSYRVLQMGKLNLSWTMLALHVFGSVCGDKLRFLKSCNLLMTTVRLVVLLLESTDTSSCLVSSYIQSNRPTAFPSCTHCVFDVDTVSIDVFISSLLDELDLCALSWNNHANSNEAITRHSSHSGSSGLEINCGESCNISKQANFTEDTNYPAERDLCYFTEIISLLELFGNYMSCEWTYKNVVVRLLKILESCTCEEYSAALLVLVSQLGRFFIDDVGYETEAVVELRNKLAVLIGTSFTRSRSIPVQFSAIGALLSLFPLTFDKIVSSQTGPLSGPCVLQASQISEWFGQLSKENQSFARSFFS, from the exons ATGAGCCTTCAAA TGTGCAAGGAGGAGCGTCTCCGAGCTGATTCAGCAGAAGCAGCTAGGGAAACCGAGTCTGATGCCAGAGATATATTAGAGAAAGAGGTAATTGAACTGAAGGCTGAGAACTTGGCCCTGCATCAAAAACAAAATTTTGGCAAAAACAGTGATGAGCTCTTACGCATCTCTGAGTTGGAGGAAGAAAATAGAAGGCTCAAACAGGTTTTAGGAGAAGAAAAGTTGAAAAGTGATTCTGAGAAGAAAAAGGTCGAAGAAGCAAAGAGCAAGGCTTTAGAAGCGCAAAAATTATTGAAGTCTGAAACACATAAGTATGAAGAGTACAAAAGGCTTGCTGATACAGAAAGAAAAATAGCCAATGATTTGAAGGCATCATGTGAAAAATTGAGGACTGAAGTAAATGAAACCAGGGCGCAGTTGTCTGCTCAGATTCAGAAAACAGGGGAGGCACATAAAAAGGCCGAAGCGGAGAAGCAGAAGGCTGCCAGAGAAAAGAAATGTGCTGATTCTGAAAAAATGTTAGCAGAGAAGAACAAAAAACTAATTGAAGTTGAGAGGAAAAAGGCAATGGAAGAGAAGAGCCATTCTAACCATTTGCTTGCACAGTTACAGGAACAGAAGAAACTGAATGAAAGCTTGCAAGTTAGCATTGAGGCTCAAAGAAAGAATGCTATGTCTGAGAAAAACCGTGCAGACCACCTGTTACAGAAGTTGGAAGAGGAGAGAAAACGTAGTGAATGTTTACAGAGGAAGTCTGATGATTTGAGTGCCACTAGGGATATGGTTTCTCTTGGCAAACATGGAATACAACATATTGGTGTAGCTACTGAAAGTGCTAACATAAAACTTCTCAAAGAGAAGCTGAAGCGGAAGAAAGATCAACTAAAGCATGTGAAAAATGAATCAAAGTTAGAGAAATCATTGATAAGAAAAGAGATTGAGCTCCTAAAACAGGACTGGATGAAGCCGCTGAATCGGTTTAACATGCTTGATGACCATCTTGCTGGTGGTGTTGAAGGTATTCATGCAATGAAAAAG CTGAAGCGTCAACCGGAGGTACATGACTTGGAACGTACTCTTCGTCCTCGTAATCCAGTTGCTGCCCCATATTTCGGGTTACAAGCTGGGATTATTCCTTTTACTTCTGCCCCAAGAGAATACACTTCATATCAGTTGCCTAGAGAAAGCTGCACAAGACCAATCTCAGGTACTAGTTCTGAATTAGAGCCTCCTATTGGTAGTGCTCTCAGAACGGAGTCCAAAAATCACCACAGATCTTCACGTCCCACATCCATATCTGATAAAAAGTTCATGGGCTCCCAGGGTAAGGAAAGCCTATTTGTCTCATCAACAGGTACCAGAAAGAACCAGAACTCCACAGGTTCAGAGTTACCCCCTAAAGACTGCAGTACAAGGAAACAAGATAGAGCGCTGCTGGAGATTTCTGGTCATTCATCTCGACGGAAGGCATTGAAGTCATTACTGCCTGGTGGTACAGAAGTTGTAGATCAAATGCCTAATGGTGGTAGGAAGAGAAAAAGGACAAAAAATTCTGTAGAATCACTTCCCCATGATGCCGCTGCAAATAATTATTTGGCATTCGGTGATGATCGTTCATGTCCGCAGCAACAAAATATCATCATCCCATGTATAAACAAAGAGGGCTCGCAAAATCGTAGCAGGAAATGTCATGCGGCCGTTGATAAATCCTTGAGTGGCTGTGCTAAAGTATTGTCTCCTGGAGCAGCAAATGCTTGCGCAGGCAGTAAATTTGCTTCATTGCTCTCTTTTGAGAAATTGATTGAAGGGGACTGCTTGAAGTTGCTCAATTTGGACAATGATGCTGATGAGGAGAAGTACAGAAAGGCAATGAAGAGACCTCTTTCACCAGATGTGCCCATTGTTCTACCCACTATAACTAGAAGGCCTATGTCTCCGCATTTGGTTGATGGCAATGATATTCAATATGATAGAGATTGTTCTGCGTCAAGGTCTGATGGCAGTTTGTCGGAAGTTCAGAAATTATCTCAGAATGCTAAGTTTCAATCATCCTATAGTAGAACTGAATACAGTGGCAGTGTTACGGAGCTGTGTGCAAACAATAAATCTAATACAGTAGATAATGATCCTTACAACACCAAATTGGTTGATGTGTCAGTTACAGCCAGATCGGTCAATGTTTCACGTGGGAATGTGGCCTCAAATTCCTTAGTTTCCGTCGCTGTGGATTTGGAGAATACCATGGGACCACAGTTCTCAGAAAGTAGCTGCAGAGACCATGCAAATGCCAGTTTGCATTCGGCACCTAATAAAAGCAGGCTAAATCAAATGTTTGATGCATCATCAGATCCTGAACTGCAAAGTAATGTTGGAACAAGTAAATCACGAGTAGCTGGGCCAGTCAGTTTGACCACAAATAGTGTGATTGGTTGTTGTCATGGAGCTGGAAACAACACTATTGACTTTTTTGGCGTTTCTAGTTTGAAAAGAAGCAGCCTAATAAAGATACTTCGCTATTGGGATGCCCTGTCTTCTGAAGCTGGTAAACTGTCTGAGGATATTTATGTTGATGGTCCATTACTAGAAAGAGTATCAACCGAATCACTGCTGCTTCCAGA AGAGAGGGTTCCCCTCATTTTTTCCCTTTTGTTGTGGGATGTTCGTAAATTAACAACAGAACCTGTTGATCAATACCTTGCTTCGTCGGCCTTTTCCATGACTGGTATAATGACGG TGAAACCTTACATGGAAACGATATTGGGCCTCCTAAAAAGCAACCATCTGGATGTCCTTGTCTCCTTAATTGAGGATTTTCTCGTGAACAAAGAAGTTATGGTTTGCGATAAAATGGGAGTTAGGAATTCTGTTGCAATCAAGTATTGTCACCTAGATGATGAAACTGGCATACAAGTATCCACTAAGCCTGCGACTGTAAATCAGTTTATCTCTGCTTGCATCCTTTTGGCTTCAATATGTGTTAAAGTGGAGAGGCTGGATGTGGTTTTAGAGGTTTCATACAGAGTTCTTCAGATGGGCAAATTAAACCTTTCCTGGACCATGTTGGCTCTCCATGTCTTTGGTTCCGTATGTGGTGATAAGTTGCGCTTTCTGAAGAGCTGTAACCTTCTCATGACAACTGTACGGTTGGTTGTCCTGCTTCTCGAGAGCACAGACACTTCTTCGTGCCTTGTGTCATCTTATATTCAGTCCAATAGACCAACAGCTTTCCCATCCTGTACACATTGTGTGTTTGATGTGGATACAGTGTCTATAGATGTTTTTATCTCTTCTCTGCTCGATGAGCTAGATTTATGTGCTCTGTCATGGAACAATCATGCCAATTCAAATGAAGCTATTACAAGGCACAGTTCTCATTCAGGATCAAGTGGACTGGAGATCAATTGTGGTGAATCTTGCAATATCTCCAAGCAAGCAAATTTTACTGAGGATACCAATTATCCTGCAGAGAGAGACCTGTGCTATTTCACTGAGATAATATCTCTGCTTGAGCTGTTTGGGAACTACATG AGCTGCGAGTGGACATACAAAAATGTTGTTGTCCGTCTTCTGAAGATTTTGGAATCATGCACATGTGAGGAGTATTCAGCTGCTCTCTTGGTACTTGTCAGCCAGCTTGGAAG GTTTTTCATTGATGATGTTGGTTATGAGACAGAAGCAGTAGTTGAGCTGAGGAACAAGTTAGCAGTGCTAATAGGGACGAGTTTTACAAGATCAAGGAGCATACCTGTTCAGTTCTCTGCCATTGGTGCGCTGCTCAGTCTCTTTCCATTGACATTTGATAAAATAGTTTCTAGCCAGACTGGACCATTATCAGGTCCATGTGTTCTGCAAGCGAGTCAGATTTCTGAATGGTTTGGTCAGTTAAGCAAGGAGAATCAATCTTTTGCGCGTTCCTTTTTTAGCTGA